In the genome of Saccharomonospora viridis DSM 43017, one region contains:
- the hisG gene encoding ATP phosphoribosyltransferase, with protein MLRVAVPNKGALAGPASEMLGEAGYRQRHEQRDLTVLDPVNEVEFFFLRPKDIPIYVGSGDLDLGITGRDLALDSGAPVVETLSLGFGGSTFRYAAPAGREWTVQDLQGKRLATSYPKLVRDDLARHGVEAEVIRLDGAVEISVQLGVADAIADVVGSGRTLRQHNLVAFGDPICVSEAVLVRRADTEQSAQIAQLTARLQGVVFAQQYMMLDYNCPRELLEQAIAITPGLESPTVAPLAHTDRVAVRAMVPRKRVNSIMDELAAVGARAILASDIRACRL; from the coding sequence ATGCTGCGGGTCGCAGTGCCGAACAAGGGAGCGCTGGCGGGGCCGGCGTCGGAGATGCTCGGTGAGGCGGGCTACCGGCAGCGACATGAGCAGCGTGATCTCACCGTTTTGGATCCGGTGAACGAGGTGGAGTTCTTCTTCCTGCGCCCCAAGGACATCCCCATCTACGTGGGCTCAGGCGATCTCGACCTCGGTATCACCGGGCGGGATCTCGCGCTTGACTCCGGGGCACCGGTAGTGGAGACGCTGTCGCTCGGGTTCGGCGGATCGACGTTCCGTTACGCCGCCCCGGCAGGACGCGAATGGACGGTGCAGGACCTGCAAGGCAAGCGGCTGGCCACCTCGTACCCGAAACTGGTGCGAGACGACCTGGCCCGACACGGCGTCGAGGCGGAGGTCATCCGGCTGGACGGCGCCGTGGAGATCTCGGTGCAGCTCGGAGTGGCCGACGCGATCGCCGACGTCGTGGGTTCCGGGCGCACGCTGCGGCAGCACAACCTCGTCGCCTTCGGTGATCCGATCTGCGTGTCCGAGGCTGTGCTCGTGCGCAGGGCGGACACCGAGCAGTCCGCGCAGATCGCTCAGCTGACCGCGCGGCTGCAGGGCGTGGTGTTCGCCCAGCAGTACATGATGCTGGACTACAACTGTCCTCGGGAGCTGCTCGAACAGGCCATCGCCATCACGCCCGGCCTGGAGTCCCCGACGGTCGCGCCACTCGCCCACACGGACCGGGTGGCCGTGCGGGCGATGGTGCCGCGGAAGCGCGTCAACTCGATCATGGACGAGCTCGCGGCCGTCGGCGCCCGCGCCATCCTGGCCTCCGACATCCGAGCCTGCCGGCTCTGA
- a CDS encoding phosphoribosyl-ATP diphosphatase → MKTFDELYAELSERARTRPEGSGTVEALAAGVHAQGKKVLEEAGEVWLAAEHESNERLAEEISQLLYRVQVLMLGRGVTLEDVYRYL, encoded by the coding sequence GTGAAGACCTTCGACGAGCTTTACGCCGAGTTGTCCGAACGTGCCCGTACTCGACCCGAGGGGTCGGGCACGGTCGAGGCGCTGGCTGCCGGCGTTCATGCCCAGGGCAAGAAGGTGCTGGAAGAGGCCGGTGAGGTGTGGCTCGCCGCCGAGCACGAATCGAACGAGCGTCTGGCCGAGGAGATCTCGCAACTGCTGTACCGGGTGCAGGTGTTGATGCTCGGTCGCGGTGTGACGCTGGAGGACGTCTACCGCTATCTGTGA
- a CDS encoding class I SAM-dependent DNA methyltransferase produces MGNNRLPNDNAGFSNKHRRLDVRLPEHVEDIDQDSEYCSVLLDGSWQQVRFHDYDRIFTIPGLYEQLFHDILDCRSPDVIGKLLKEELQRNNVPASSLRVLDLGAGNGVVGEQLRTVGVGYLVGADILQEAKDAARRDRPEVYDDYHVVDMTQLTESEQDALAGHRFNALSCVAALGYGDIPPEAFRAAFNFVSDGGWIAFTIKDRFLSDSDTSGFARLIERCTEAGVLQVRVSERYRHRLNVRGEPLHYVALVGTKQSDIPADLLP; encoded by the coding sequence ATGGGAAACAACAGGTTGCCGAACGACAACGCCGGCTTCTCGAACAAGCACAGGCGACTGGACGTACGGCTGCCCGAGCACGTGGAAGACATCGACCAGGACAGCGAATATTGCTCAGTGCTGCTCGACGGTTCCTGGCAGCAAGTCCGGTTCCACGACTACGACCGCATCTTCACCATCCCCGGTCTCTACGAACAGCTGTTCCACGACATTCTCGATTGCCGTTCCCCCGACGTCATCGGCAAGCTGCTGAAGGAAGAGTTGCAGCGCAACAACGTGCCCGCCTCGTCGCTGCGAGTCCTCGATCTCGGCGCCGGTAACGGAGTGGTCGGCGAGCAACTTCGCACGGTGGGCGTGGGCTATCTGGTCGGCGCGGACATCCTGCAGGAGGCCAAGGACGCCGCGCGACGGGACCGGCCCGAGGTGTATGACGACTACCACGTCGTCGACATGACCCAGCTCACGGAGTCAGAGCAGGACGCCCTCGCCGGTCACAGGTTCAACGCGTTGTCGTGTGTGGCGGCCCTCGGTTACGGCGACATCCCGCCCGAAGCGTTCCGCGCCGCCTTCAACTTCGTCTCCGACGGAGGGTGGATCGCGTTCACCATCAAGGACCGGTTCCTGTCCGACTCCGACACCTCGGGTTTCGCCCGGCTGATCGAACGCTGCACCGAGGCGGGCGTCCTCCAAGTCCGCGTGTCGGAACGGTACAGGCACCGGCTCAACGTACGTGGCGAGCCGCTCCACTACGTGGCCCTCGTCGGGACCAAACAGTCGGACATCCCCGCCGATCTCCTGCCCTGA
- a CDS encoding HAD family hydrolase encodes MDIPSAVDGVAAVFWDMDGTLVDSEKLWDIALHGAAEWLGGALTPQQRATLVGANMTVTSRYLLEVTGHPVAEQAVTEVADWIRARIKTLFADELPWREGARDALVAVRAAGIPSALVTSTERPLTELALRTIGAELFDATVCGDEVDGLNKPHPEPYLRAARLLGVDPTRCVAVEDSPVGAESAAAAGCTVLVVPNEVAVPPGPRRVFRSSLVGVDATVLADMLRTSR; translated from the coding sequence GTGGACATACCGTCCGCTGTGGACGGAGTTGCCGCTGTGTTCTGGGACATGGACGGCACGCTCGTCGATTCGGAGAAGCTCTGGGACATCGCGCTCCACGGCGCGGCGGAGTGGTTGGGGGGTGCGTTGACACCGCAGCAACGCGCCACGCTCGTGGGAGCGAACATGACCGTCACGTCCCGGTACTTGTTGGAGGTGACCGGCCATCCCGTCGCCGAGCAGGCTGTGACCGAGGTCGCCGATTGGATCCGCGCTCGCATCAAAACGCTGTTCGCCGACGAATTGCCCTGGCGGGAGGGCGCTCGTGACGCGCTCGTGGCGGTGCGCGCGGCCGGTATCCCGTCCGCGCTGGTCACCTCCACCGAGCGGCCGCTGACCGAGCTCGCTCTCCGCACCATCGGAGCCGAGTTGTTCGACGCCACCGTTTGCGGCGACGAGGTGGACGGACTCAACAAGCCCCATCCCGAGCCCTACTTGCGGGCCGCGCGCCTCCTCGGCGTCGACCCGACACGGTGCGTGGCTGTGGAGGACTCCCCGGTGGGCGCGGAATCCGCCGCGGCCGCAGGCTGCACGGTGCTCGTCGTGCCCAACGAGGTGGCCGTGCCGCCCGGGCCGCGTAGGGTGTTCCGCTCCTCACTCGTCGGCGTCGACGCGACGGTGCTGGCCGACATGCTTCGCACCTCGCGCTGA
- a CDS encoding PAC2 family protein, with translation MSDQPNPKSPVLIAAFEGWNDAGDAASTALEHLQLNWDAKPLAEIDPDDYYDFQVSRPTVRLVDGVTRRVEWPTTRLTVCRPEGLDHDVVLVHGPEPNLRWRAFCDELLAHAERLGVSTVVMLGALLADTAHTRPIPITGTAYDADAAARFGLEHSHYEGPTGIVGVLQDACVKAGLPAVSMWAAVPHYVSHPPSPKATLALLRKLEDVLDVRIPMGALPEQAEEWQQTVTEMANEDDEVSEYVRSLEERGDAEIRLDEISGDKLAAEFERYLRRHRPDDGDERPGPTEK, from the coding sequence ATGAGTGACCAGCCGAACCCGAAGAGCCCTGTGCTTATCGCCGCCTTCGAGGGCTGGAACGACGCCGGCGACGCGGCCAGCACCGCGTTGGAGCACCTACAGCTGAACTGGGACGCCAAACCCCTGGCCGAGATCGATCCCGACGATTACTACGACTTCCAGGTCAGTCGCCCCACCGTTCGACTGGTGGACGGCGTGACCAGGCGGGTCGAGTGGCCGACGACGAGGCTGACGGTGTGCCGCCCGGAGGGCCTCGACCATGATGTCGTGTTGGTGCACGGACCCGAACCGAACCTACGCTGGCGGGCGTTTTGCGACGAGCTGTTGGCCCATGCCGAGCGGCTCGGGGTCTCGACCGTGGTGATGCTGGGCGCGCTGCTGGCCGACACCGCCCACACCCGACCGATTCCGATCACCGGAACGGCCTACGACGCCGACGCCGCGGCCCGGTTCGGGCTCGAACACAGTCATTACGAGGGGCCGACCGGCATTGTCGGCGTATTGCAGGACGCCTGCGTGAAGGCGGGATTGCCCGCCGTATCGATGTGGGCGGCCGTACCGCATTACGTCTCCCATCCCCCGTCACCGAAGGCCACCCTGGCACTGCTGCGCAAGCTCGAGGACGTACTCGACGTGCGTATCCCGATGGGAGCCCTGCCGGAGCAGGCCGAGGAATGGCAGCAGACGGTGACCGAGATGGCCAACGAGGATGACGAGGTGAGCGAGTACGTGCGCAGCCTCGAAGAACGCGGTGACGCGGAGATCAGACTCGACGAGATCAGCGGCGACAAGCTCGCCGCGGAGTTCGAGCGGTACCTGCGTCGGCACCGTCCCGACGACGGAGACGAGCGCCCCGGTCCGACGGAGAAGTGA
- a CDS encoding metallophosphoesterase family protein, producing MDVPNLYATSDLHVTHRGNEPFVDQIRPETSEDWLIVAGDVAERMGTVVDTLARLRERFATVVWVPGNHELWTTAKDPDQHRGEERYRELVDRCRGIDVVTPEDEFPVWPYADKPLTVAPLFLLYDYSWRTPRAEGVPLSEALRQAREAGVVCTDEYLLHPDPYPSRQKWCSQRLEYSEKRLVDIPSDHGTVLVSHWPLHRHPTEPLYYPEFALWCGTEETNDWHVRYRAEVAVYGHLHIPRTTYRDGVRFEEVSLGYPREWSRRARGAVPMRRVL from the coding sequence ATGGACGTGCCTAATCTGTATGCCACCAGCGATCTACACGTCACCCACCGGGGTAATGAGCCGTTCGTGGATCAGATCCGCCCCGAGACCTCCGAGGACTGGCTGATCGTGGCGGGTGATGTGGCGGAGAGGATGGGCACGGTCGTCGATACGCTCGCGCGGTTGCGGGAGCGATTCGCGACCGTGGTGTGGGTTCCCGGCAACCACGAGTTGTGGACCACTGCCAAGGACCCCGACCAGCATCGGGGTGAGGAGCGTTATCGAGAGCTGGTGGACCGCTGTCGGGGGATCGACGTCGTCACACCCGAGGACGAATTCCCCGTGTGGCCGTACGCGGACAAGCCGCTCACGGTGGCGCCGCTGTTTTTGCTCTACGACTACAGCTGGCGGACCCCGAGGGCGGAGGGGGTGCCACTGTCCGAGGCGCTGCGGCAGGCGAGGGAAGCGGGAGTGGTGTGCACCGACGAGTACCTGCTGCACCCCGACCCCTACCCCAGCCGGCAGAAGTGGTGCTCCCAGCGGCTCGAATACAGCGAGAAACGCCTGGTCGACATCCCCTCCGATCACGGTACGGTCCTCGTCTCACACTGGCCGCTGCACCGGCATCCCACCGAGCCGCTGTACTACCCCGAGTTCGCTCTGTGGTGCGGCACCGAGGAGACCAACGACTGGCACGTGCGTTACCGCGCGGAGGTCGCCGTGTACGGGCATCTGCACATTCCGCGTACCACCTACCGTGACGGGGTGCGCTTCGAAGAGGTGTCGCTGGGATACCCGCGTGAGTGGAGCCGGCGTGCGCGGGGCGCGGTGCCCATGCGGCGCGTGCTGTGA
- the mshC gene encoding cysteine--1-D-myo-inosityl 2-amino-2-deoxy-alpha-D-glucopyranoside ligase produces MQTWSSVAVPRVPGTSRPLRLYDTATGQIRPTAPGRVAKMYVCGITPYDATHLGHAATYLAFDLVHRLWLDAGHEVHYVQNVTDIDDPLLERAERDSEDWVVLGLRETALFREDMEALRVLPPRDFVGAVESIPEVVEMIEKLLASGAAYRVDDPEYPDVYFDRSFTGRFGYESNYDDETMRAIFPERGGDPDRPGKRDPLDALLWRVERPGEPAWDSSLGRGRPGWHIECSAIALKHLGIGFDVQGGGSDLVFPHHEFSAAHAEAMTGEHPFARHYVHAGMIGLDGEKMSKSKGNLVFVSRLRADDVDPSAIRLALFAGHYRDDREWTDELLKQANSRLARWREAVSLPSGPDAEATVDRLRDHLADDLDTPKALAAVDAWVDEALRHRSGTVGSESAPALVRAAVDSLLGVVL; encoded by the coding sequence ATGCAGACTTGGTCCTCGGTAGCCGTCCCCCGCGTCCCTGGAACCTCGCGCCCTTTGCGGCTCTACGACACGGCGACCGGTCAGATTCGGCCCACGGCCCCGGGCCGCGTGGCCAAGATGTACGTCTGCGGAATCACCCCCTATGACGCCACTCATCTCGGGCATGCCGCGACGTACCTGGCGTTCGATCTCGTGCACCGCCTGTGGCTGGATGCCGGACACGAGGTGCACTACGTGCAGAACGTCACCGACATCGACGATCCCCTGTTGGAGCGGGCCGAACGCGACTCCGAAGACTGGGTCGTACTGGGTCTGCGCGAGACCGCCTTGTTCCGTGAGGACATGGAAGCGCTGAGGGTGCTTCCGCCGCGCGACTTCGTCGGTGCCGTCGAGTCCATCCCCGAGGTCGTCGAGATGATCGAGAAGCTGCTCGCCAGCGGCGCCGCCTATCGGGTCGACGATCCCGAGTACCCCGACGTGTATTTCGACCGCTCCTTCACCGGTCGATTCGGCTACGAGTCGAACTATGACGACGAGACGATGCGCGCGATCTTCCCGGAGCGTGGGGGAGACCCGGATCGACCAGGCAAACGGGATCCGCTCGACGCCCTCCTGTGGCGTGTCGAACGCCCCGGGGAACCCGCGTGGGACAGCAGCCTCGGCCGCGGACGCCCGGGATGGCACATCGAGTGCAGTGCCATCGCGCTCAAACACCTCGGTATCGGCTTCGACGTGCAGGGCGGTGGTTCGGACCTCGTCTTCCCGCACCACGAGTTCAGTGCGGCCCATGCCGAGGCGATGACCGGTGAGCATCCGTTCGCGCGGCACTACGTGCACGCCGGGATGATCGGTCTCGACGGCGAGAAGATGTCGAAGTCCAAAGGCAACCTGGTGTTCGTCTCCCGCCTGCGAGCGGACGACGTCGACCCCTCGGCCATCCGGTTGGCACTGTTCGCAGGGCACTACCGGGACGATCGGGAGTGGACCGATGAACTGCTGAAGCAGGCCAACAGCCGTTTGGCGCGGTGGCGGGAGGCGGTGTCACTGCCTTCCGGTCCCGACGCCGAGGCCACTGTCGATCGTCTGCGCGACCACCTGGCCGACGACCTCGACACCCCGAAGGCGCTGGCCGCGGTCGACGCGTGGGTGGACGAGGCGTTGCGCCATCGATCCGGCACGGTCGGAAGCGAGTCCGCGCCCGCGCTCGTGCGTGCCGCGGTCGACTCCCTGCTGGGCGTGGTGCTGTAA
- a CDS encoding TetR/AcrR family transcriptional regulator: MGHREALLAAARRLLRTKGYAHITARDLVAESGTNLASIGYHFGSKAGLLNEAIGEAMQDWTEQLARIAMADPAASTAERGLSAWSAMLEGLVRERELVVSYLEALAQAEREPVLREQFAEQYRRCRARVAELVAESLGEGARPDDPSVKAVASFVIAVCDGLAVQWVLDPDELPTGEELRSGVRTVWDRSHHTEQ; this comes from the coding sequence GTGGGCCACCGAGAAGCTCTCCTCGCGGCCGCGCGGCGGTTGTTGCGAACCAAGGGATACGCACACATCACGGCTCGTGACCTCGTGGCCGAATCGGGCACCAACCTGGCCTCCATCGGCTACCACTTCGGTTCGAAGGCCGGGCTGCTCAACGAGGCCATCGGCGAGGCGATGCAGGACTGGACCGAACAACTCGCCCGGATCGCGATGGCCGACCCCGCCGCGTCGACGGCGGAACGCGGACTTTCGGCATGGTCGGCCATGCTGGAGGGACTGGTCCGCGAGCGGGAACTTGTGGTGTCGTACCTGGAGGCGTTGGCCCAGGCCGAACGTGAGCCCGTACTGAGAGAACAGTTCGCGGAACAGTATCGCCGCTGCCGCGCCCGCGTCGCCGAACTCGTCGCGGAGTCCCTCGGGGAGGGGGCCAGGCCGGACGACCCGTCCGTCAAGGCCGTCGCCAGCTTCGTCATCGCCGTCTGCGATGGGCTCGCGGTGCAGTGGGTACTCGACCCCGACGAGCTACCCACCGGCGAGGAACTGCGTAGCGGTGTCAGGACTGTGTGGGATCGCTCGCACCACACGGAACAGTGA
- a CDS encoding cytochrome P450, producing the protein MATDITPPVVRFDDVTATREPPGPRLPVAAQTILFGSFRQYWLPRLRRRYGDIVRLRIYPKRSVVLLSDVEHIRAVFAGPASVFHAGEGNVILKPVMGEHSVLLTDEAVHLRARKLLMPAFNGAALRGYRDMITELAEAEVRRWPSNRVFSSHVRMQELTLEVILRVVFGVAEGPRLDELRHLLRRIVDVTPFDLLGWHNPKLQSFGPWRRYALVQRRVDRLLYTEIAERRRAKDLADRRDVLSRLLTVSARAENETPLTDAELRDQLITLLLAGHETTATALAWALHELVRDPAAFDRAAQAADEGDDKYLEAVVKEAMRLHPVISEVARRLTRDIQIGDIRIPKGHTVMPSISLVHADPAHHPDPKRFRPERFLGSGPASGTWFPFGGGVRRCLGAGFSLLESVIMLRAILTHHRLAPDRPNREHTKPRNITMVPARGARVVATPRKIT; encoded by the coding sequence ATGGCGACCGACATCACACCGCCCGTCGTAAGGTTCGACGACGTCACCGCGACTCGGGAGCCCCCCGGCCCCCGCCTGCCCGTGGCGGCGCAGACGATTCTGTTCGGCTCCTTCCGCCAGTACTGGCTTCCCCGGTTACGGCGACGCTACGGCGATATCGTGCGGTTGCGGATCTACCCGAAACGGTCGGTCGTCCTCCTCTCCGATGTGGAACACATCCGCGCCGTGTTCGCAGGCCCCGCATCGGTGTTCCATGCGGGTGAGGGAAACGTCATCCTCAAACCCGTCATGGGGGAGCATTCGGTGCTGCTCACCGACGAGGCCGTGCACCTGCGCGCCCGCAAATTGCTCATGCCCGCGTTCAACGGGGCGGCCCTGCGGGGATATCGCGACATGATCACTGAACTGGCCGAGGCCGAGGTGCGGCGGTGGCCGTCGAATCGGGTGTTCTCCTCGCACGTGAGGATGCAGGAGCTGACCCTGGAAGTGATCCTGCGTGTGGTGTTCGGTGTCGCGGAAGGGCCCCGCCTCGATGAGCTGCGACACCTGTTACGCCGCATCGTCGACGTCACCCCCTTCGATCTGCTCGGCTGGCACAACCCGAAGCTTCAAAGCTTCGGGCCATGGCGCCGATACGCACTCGTCCAACGACGCGTCGACCGACTGCTCTACACCGAGATCGCCGAACGCCGACGCGCGAAAGATCTCGCCGATCGCCGGGACGTACTGTCCCGGTTACTCACCGTCTCCGCCAGGGCCGAGAACGAGACCCCGCTGACCGACGCCGAGTTGCGGGATCAGCTCATCACCTTGCTGCTGGCGGGGCACGAGACGACGGCCACCGCACTGGCATGGGCGCTGCACGAACTGGTCCGCGATCCCGCCGCATTCGACAGGGCCGCCCAGGCCGCCGACGAAGGCGATGACAAGTACCTCGAAGCGGTGGTCAAGGAGGCCATGCGACTGCATCCGGTGATCTCGGAGGTGGCACGGCGCCTCACGAGGGACATCCAGATCGGCGATATCCGCATCCCGAAGGGGCATACGGTGATGCCCTCGATCTCCTTGGTGCACGCCGACCCGGCCCACCATCCGGACCCGAAGCGCTTCCGACCGGAACGGTTCCTCGGCTCCGGCCCCGCGAGCGGGACGTGGTTCCCGTTCGGCGGCGGGGTGCGCCGCTGCTTGGGCGCGGGATTCTCCCTGCTGGAGTCGGTGATCATGCTGCGCGCGATCCTCACCCACCATCGGCTCGCACCCGACCGACCGAATCGCGAACACACCAAGCCACGCAACATCACGATGGTGCCCGCGCGGGGCGCCCGTGTCGTCGCCACCCCCCGAAAGATCACTTAA
- a CDS encoding S8 family peptidase, with product MTRTNSPDENDTGTGRYLVLLQEDSAAAGLRTMARTAGLRVASTADVSSVGAYDSLREADGLLLHDLGVAVVRAARDQVDYLARAVEEGGPLAYLEPERLVQAYTAPPTEPGARDDKTGADRAQESLTWGLQAIGVQDSAATGAGIRVAVLDTGFTSDHPDFADRDVEVRSFVDGEDASDGHGHGTHCIGTACGPRNPAQGPGYGVAPGAEIYAGKVLSNEGTGTDGDILSGIAWAVNNGCAVISLSLGAPTRPGDPYSRTFETAARRAMQRNTLIVAAAGNESDRVAGVIAPVSHPANCPSIMAVGAIDAAKEVANFSCGTVDPNGAIDIVGPGVNIHSSWTLPEQYNTISGTSMATPHVAGVAALIAEQHGARAWELWARLGQDGLRLPLPSTDVGAGLVQAP from the coding sequence ATGACCAGGACGAACAGCCCCGACGAGAACGACACGGGCACCGGCCGTTACCTGGTGCTGCTGCAAGAGGATTCCGCCGCGGCGGGACTGCGAACGATGGCGCGCACAGCGGGGCTGCGTGTGGCCAGCACGGCCGATGTGTCCAGCGTGGGCGCTTACGACTCGTTGCGGGAAGCCGATGGACTGCTCCTGCACGACCTCGGGGTCGCGGTGGTACGGGCGGCGCGGGATCAGGTCGACTACCTGGCCCGAGCCGTCGAGGAGGGCGGACCACTGGCCTACCTCGAACCAGAACGTCTGGTCCAGGCCTACACCGCCCCGCCGACGGAACCCGGGGCACGCGACGACAAGACCGGGGCGGATCGCGCGCAGGAATCCCTGACCTGGGGGTTGCAGGCCATCGGCGTACAGGACAGCGCGGCCACCGGAGCCGGGATCAGGGTCGCGGTCCTGGACACCGGTTTCACCTCCGACCACCCTGATTTCGCCGACCGGGACGTGGAAGTGCGGTCGTTTGTGGACGGTGAGGACGCCTCCGACGGACATGGCCACGGCACCCACTGCATCGGCACCGCCTGCGGGCCACGCAACCCCGCGCAAGGCCCGGGTTACGGGGTCGCCCCCGGCGCGGAGATCTACGCGGGCAAGGTGCTCAGCAACGAGGGCACCGGAACGGACGGCGACATCCTGTCCGGTATCGCATGGGCGGTCAACAACGGATGCGCGGTGATATCGCTGTCCCTGGGCGCTCCGACCCGGCCAGGGGACCCCTATTCACGGACGTTCGAGACGGCGGCCCGGCGGGCCATGCAACGGAACACGCTCATCGTGGCGGCCGCGGGCAACGAAAGCGACCGCGTGGCAGGCGTGATCGCACCGGTGAGTCACCCCGCCAACTGCCCCTCGATCATGGCCGTGGGCGCGATCGACGCCGCCAAGGAAGTGGCCAACTTCTCGTGCGGAACGGTCGACCCGAACGGAGCCATCGACATCGTGGGCCCGGGCGTGAACATCCATTCCAGTTGGACCCTGCCCGAGCAGTACAACACCATCAGCGGCACCAGCATGGCCACTCCGCACGTGGCCGGGGTGGCCGCGCTGATCGCCGAGCAGCACGGTGCACGGGCCTGGGAACTGTGGGCCCGGCTCGGCCAGGACGGACTACGCCTTCCCCTTCCGTCCACGGACGTGGGAGCGGGGCTTGTCCAAGCACCCTGA
- a CDS encoding Clp protease N-terminal domain-containing protein — protein sequence MMSKIRLDDLIKAIEKSRTDVLEQLADAVLAAEHLGELADHLIGHFVDQARRSGASWTEIGKSLGVTKQAAQKRFVSPGRATTLDPSEGFRRFTPRARKVVMAAQQEARSANNASITPVHLILGLVGEPEGVAAVAIQAQEVTLDTVRERALAALPKAEEEVPDLIPYDPDARKVLELTFRQALRLGHEYVGTEHILLALSEHENGKGVLSELGLRKEKLEEAAVAAVEAAAS from the coding sequence ATGATGTCGAAAATCCGACTCGACGACCTCATCAAGGCGATCGAAAAGTCCCGTACCGACGTCCTGGAGCAGCTGGCCGACGCGGTCCTCGCCGCCGAACACCTGGGTGAGCTGGCGGACCACCTCATCGGACACTTCGTCGACCAAGCACGCCGTTCCGGTGCGTCCTGGACCGAGATCGGCAAGAGTCTGGGAGTGACCAAACAGGCCGCGCAGAAGCGGTTCGTCTCACCGGGTAGGGCAACGACCCTCGACCCTTCCGAAGGTTTCCGGCGGTTCACGCCGCGGGCCAGGAAGGTCGTCATGGCGGCTCAGCAGGAGGCGCGATCGGCGAACAACGCCTCGATCACGCCGGTGCATCTGATCCTGGGGCTGGTCGGTGAGCCGGAAGGGGTTGCGGCCGTGGCGATCCAAGCGCAGGAAGTGACCCTCGACACCGTGCGCGAGCGGGCGCTCGCGGCTCTGCCCAAGGCCGAAGAAGAGGTGCCCGATCTCATCCCGTACGACCCGGACGCGCGTAAGGTGCTGGAGTTGACGTTCCGGCAAGCCTTGCGGCTCGGTCACGAATACGTCGGTACCGAGCACATCCTGCTCGCTCTTTCGGAGCACGAGAACGGCAAGGGCGTGCTGTCCGAACTCGGTCTTCGGAAGGAGAAGCTCGAGGAAGCGGCCGTCGCCGCCGTGGAGGCCGCGGCTTCCTAG